Genomic window (Corynebacterium simulans):
TGATATGTACAAGTCCGGCGCCCAGCCGGCCGTTCTGGACAAGCTGTGGGGCGCGGCACTGACGCTGGTCCTGCTGATTGCAATCCTCAACATTGCGGCGCGCTTCGTTTCTGCGAAGTTCTCCGTCAAGAAGTAACACGCCCGCCCGCCACACCTAAAGCCCCTCAACAGGAGTAATTCAAAAAATGTCAAAGCTTGAGCTCAATGACGTGAACATCTACTACGGTGATTTCCACGCCGTACAGAACGTCAACATGCAGATCCCAGCACAGGCAGTTACTGCGTTCATCGGCCCTTCCGGCTGCGGTAAGTCCACCGTTCTGCGCACCATCAACCGCATGCACGAGGTCATCCCTGGCGCTTCCGTCAAGGGTGAGATCCTGCTCGACGGCCAGAACATCTACGGCCCAAAGGTTGACCCAGTCTCCGTCCGTAACACCATCGGCATGGTCTTCCAGAAGGCAAACCCGTTCCCAACCATGTCCATCGAGGACAACGTTGTCGCCGGCCTGCGTCTGTCCGGTGAGAAGAACAAGAAGAAGCTGAAGGAAGTCGCCGAGAAGTCCCTGCGTGGCGCAAACCTATGGGATGAGGTTAAGGACCGTCTGGACAAGCCGGGCGGCGGCCTGTCCGGTGGTCAGCAGCAGCGTCTGTGCATCGCTCGCGCGATTGCCGTGGAGCCAGAGGTT
Coding sequences:
- the pstB gene encoding phosphate ABC transporter ATP-binding protein PstB, producing the protein MSKLELNDVNIYYGDFHAVQNVNMQIPAQAVTAFIGPSGCGKSTVLRTINRMHEVIPGASVKGEILLDGQNIYGPKVDPVSVRNTIGMVFQKANPFPTMSIEDNVVAGLRLSGEKNKKKLKEVAEKSLRGANLWDEVKDRLDKPGGGLSGGQQQRLCIARAIAVEPEVLLMDEPCSALDPISTLAVEDLIHELKESFTIVIVTHNMQQAARVSDKTGFFSLEATGKPGHLVEFDDTTTIFKNPSKKDTEDYISGRFG